A window of Candidatus Saccharibacteria bacterium contains these coding sequences:
- a CDS encoding SGNH/GDSL hydrolase family protein translates to MHRVITAFWRPALSAAAVIAVIGLAPAPSAAALPAPNGPYVALGDSVAAGIGLSGQEDALCDRTLDAYPRRIAAALNTNVINLACSGAKVDEGMYGEQERNGYDITPQIDQAFAFGTPALMTITIGANDMRWAGYIRDCYTWRCGSALDRGLTRAYALDLRLELHKMFNRIETLSNGAPPRVLISGYYFPFSSTSCGESEGITSTEMSWLRSQTSRLNSTISRSVSGRSYATYVPINFRGHELCSGDPWVQGSRDAQPFHPTATGQQAIADAFLRIRR, encoded by the coding sequence ATGCATCGAGTCATCACCGCTTTTTGGCGCCCGGCCCTCTCGGCCGCAGCGGTTATCGCAGTCATCGGCCTGGCGCCCGCCCCGTCCGCCGCGGCGCTCCCCGCACCAAACGGTCCGTACGTGGCACTCGGTGACTCAGTCGCTGCCGGCATCGGGCTATCCGGCCAGGAGGACGCACTATGCGACCGCACGCTCGATGCCTACCCCCGCCGCATCGCTGCAGCGCTCAACACCAACGTCATCAACCTGGCCTGTTCCGGCGCCAAAGTCGATGAAGGCATGTATGGCGAACAGGAGCGGAACGGCTATGATATAACGCCGCAGATTGATCAGGCCTTCGCGTTTGGCACACCGGCATTAATGACCATCACTATCGGCGCGAACGATATGCGCTGGGCCGGCTACATCCGTGATTGCTACACCTGGCGTTGCGGCTCGGCACTGGACCGCGGCCTCACCCGGGCATACGCCCTCGACCTCAGACTGGAACTACACAAGATGTTCAACCGGATCGAAACATTGAGCAACGGCGCGCCGCCGCGCGTATTGATAAGCGGCTACTACTTTCCATTTTCCAGCACCAGCTGCGGCGAAAGCGAAGGCATCACCAGCACCGAAATGAGCTGGCTCAGGTCGCAGACGAGCCGCCTTAACAGCACTATCAGCAGATCAGTCAGTGGTCGCAGCTACGCCACCTACGTGCCAATTAATTTCCGCGGTCACGAACTATGCTCCGGTGACCCATGGGTCCAAGGGTCGCGCGATGCGCAGCCATTTCATCCGACAGCGACCGGCCAGCAGGCCATAGCCGACGCCTTCCTGCGCATCCGGCGCTAA
- a CDS encoding DUF4082 domain-containing protein: MEEYRAFPATNGPDSSVNDGEVNIAMDFRVRNASLLTQAWFYRGTTSVNPDNVRVYRITNVGATAGEVVVESTPTFSGTGWQATTFAEPVEVVPGNEYRVVFHMPAGSHITAATASYFNGSFGGIVNGALVVPSVTMGPYQKVAQGVSNFKTGALGFPSTTFNGNNYWLDITVTGIPDEYRIWPLTNGGSSGDDTAIVNLGTEFYVTQTCWVKRVYYYHDSGSGIAPPTAALWEVNSATAGTLVGGANLGTFETALIAGWQTLTLPEPVQIVANQRYRIAALFPSKYPATAHYWSTGAGNGGHINGPLVAPNATEATGGGQGSFLYQDSIGYPENQFNQTNYWVDVAISDTSLAPLEPTVNAGNGRPVLNGGSVVLDAQVDPPEGETITAYSWTVETGGGSLADATTAAPTYTAPDNGEGVAIIRCTATASNGADGSDVIRVAYASNIIVAENKLPGTSRSIWDLAHSNFGGMEEVQGFCDGFSVNKDEVVSFKIAQSDTGDWAADVYRLGYYGENEGARLIESLTPTAQQLSDSRNQPVPLNVDPGRTKPSLDCGNWTETLHWTPPAWAVSGVYILRIRRVGGGVGHIIFVLRDDEREADIMMMPADSTWQAYNAFGGLGADLLTGNSLYYGVDVNQYELNCARFISYNRPIVNRIAANVGQAYGAVEYSNFFTSEYNMVRFLERNGYDVKYYGCIDAAGDPEGDLLRPVKVAMMVGHSEYWSDHMRAGWEAAKQRGTSVFSCSGNEVYWRLVGSDLDASGRPRTWECQKTTINGRGAERPEWTGAWRDPDGFGEGGGRPENLLTGTIFVVNGPDFRELKVPFEGGYSKQPLWRLTAVADITQGEWISPPQILGFEWDTFGPDGVTTGAAEFLAEPHAQARFCSRVTYNINAGMLLTDAGDVYDAAGAAEHRLVVQPSGTNGGITFGTGTVNWSFGLESANTYQIGGNNTSTPLRQATVNILRDMGVVPASLMAGLVVPDPVEWFSPSDAASTGFFGVLDNQPS, from the coding sequence ATGGAAGAATACCGCGCCTTTCCCGCCACCAATGGCCCCGACTCCTCCGTGAATGATGGCGAAGTTAATATAGCCATGGATTTCCGCGTCAGGAACGCCAGCCTGTTGACGCAGGCGTGGTTTTACCGTGGCACCACATCAGTCAACCCGGACAACGTCCGGGTGTATCGTATTACTAACGTAGGCGCCACCGCTGGTGAAGTTGTTGTAGAAAGTACACCAACATTCAGCGGCACCGGCTGGCAGGCGACAACGTTCGCTGAGCCAGTCGAAGTAGTACCTGGCAATGAGTACCGGGTGGTGTTCCATATGCCGGCTGGCAGCCATATCACGGCTGCGACGGCAAGTTATTTCAACGGGTCGTTCGGCGGCATCGTTAATGGCGCGCTGGTAGTGCCATCAGTTACAATGGGGCCATATCAGAAAGTTGCTCAAGGTGTCAGTAATTTTAAGACCGGTGCGCTCGGTTTCCCTTCCACCACCTTTAATGGCAATAACTACTGGTTGGACATAACCGTCACGGGCATACCGGACGAATATCGCATCTGGCCTTTGACGAACGGCGGCTCTTCCGGCGACGACACGGCCATCGTCAATCTGGGAACGGAATTTTACGTGACGCAGACCTGCTGGGTAAAACGTGTGTACTATTATCACGACTCCGGCTCGGGTATCGCTCCGCCGACGGCGGCGCTCTGGGAAGTTAACTCGGCGACGGCTGGCACCTTGGTGGGCGGTGCCAACCTCGGCACATTTGAGACCGCTTTGATTGCCGGCTGGCAAACCCTGACCCTTCCGGAGCCCGTGCAGATAGTGGCCAACCAGCGCTACCGCATTGCCGCCCTATTCCCCAGTAAGTACCCGGCGACCGCGCATTACTGGTCGACCGGCGCAGGCAACGGCGGGCATATCAATGGCCCATTGGTTGCTCCCAATGCCACCGAGGCCACTGGCGGCGGCCAGGGCAGCTTTCTCTACCAAGACAGCATCGGATATCCTGAAAATCAGTTTAACCAGACGAACTACTGGGTTGACGTCGCCATCAGTGACACATCCTTGGCCCCGCTGGAACCGACGGTCAATGCCGGCAATGGCCGTCCCGTGCTGAATGGTGGCAGCGTGGTGCTTGACGCCCAGGTGGATCCGCCCGAGGGCGAGACGATTACGGCTTATTCCTGGACCGTCGAGACCGGTGGTGGCAGTCTGGCGGATGCCACGACCGCAGCCCCGACATATACCGCCCCGGACAACGGCGAGGGCGTCGCCATCATACGCTGCACGGCAACAGCTTCCAACGGCGCGGACGGCAGTGATGTCATCCGCGTGGCATACGCCTCCAACATCATCGTGGCCGAAAATAAGCTGCCTGGCACTTCCCGTAGTATATGGGATTTGGCGCACTCCAACTTTGGCGGCATGGAGGAAGTCCAGGGGTTCTGTGATGGGTTCAGCGTCAACAAGGACGAGGTAGTCAGCTTTAAGATAGCCCAGTCCGATACTGGCGACTGGGCGGCGGATGTCTATCGTTTGGGCTACTATGGTGAGAATGAGGGTGCACGCCTGATTGAAAGCCTGACGCCGACTGCTCAGCAGCTGAGCGACTCCAGGAACCAGCCCGTCCCGCTGAATGTCGATCCCGGCAGGACAAAGCCGTCGCTCGACTGCGGCAACTGGACCGAAACGCTCCACTGGACACCGCCGGCCTGGGCGGTATCCGGCGTGTATATCCTGCGCATCAGACGCGTTGGCGGCGGTGTCGGCCATATCATTTTCGTCCTGCGTGATGATGAGCGCGAAGCCGATATCATGATGATGCCGGCTGATTCGACCTGGCAGGCCTACAATGCATTTGGCGGCCTTGGCGCTGACTTGCTGACGGGCAATAGTCTGTATTATGGCGTGGATGTCAATCAGTACGAGCTTAACTGCGCCCGGTTTATCAGCTATAACCGGCCAATCGTCAACCGTATCGCCGCGAACGTCGGCCAGGCCTACGGTGCTGTGGAATACTCGAACTTCTTTACCAGCGAGTACAACATGGTGCGCTTTTTGGAACGTAACGGCTATGACGTGAAGTACTACGGCTGTATCGATGCGGCAGGCGACCCCGAAGGTGATTTGTTAAGGCCGGTCAAGGTCGCAATGATGGTCGGCCATAGTGAGTACTGGTCTGACCATATGCGTGCTGGCTGGGAGGCCGCCAAGCAGCGCGGCACCTCCGTCTTCAGCTGCTCCGGCAATGAAGTCTACTGGCGCCTGGTTGGCAGCGACCTGGATGCTTCCGGTCGTCCGCGCACGTGGGAGTGCCAGAAGACGACCATCAATGGCCGTGGTGCTGAACGCCCCGAATGGACGGGCGCCTGGCGAGACCCGGACGGCTTTGGCGAGGGCGGCGGACGCCCCGAGAACTTGCTGACGGGTACGATATTCGTCGTCAACGGCCCTGATTTCCGCGAGCTGAAGGTGCCATTTGAAGGCGGTTACTCCAAGCAGCCGCTCTGGAGGCTTACTGCCGTCGCTGATATTACCCAGGGTGAATGGATCAGTCCTCCACAGATCCTTGGTTTTGAATGGGATACATTCGGGCCTGATGGAGTGACGACCGGTGCGGCCGAGTTCCTGGCCGAGCCGCATGCCCAGGCACGCTTCTGTTCTCGCGTTACATACAACATCAATGCCGGCATGCTGCTGACTGACGCAGGCGATGTCTACGACGCCGCCGGTGCCGCAGAGCACCGCCTGGTGGTGCAGCCGTCGGGCACGAACGGTGGCATCACCTTCGGCACCGGCACGGTCAACTGGTCGTTCGGGCTTGAGTCTGCCAATACGTACCAAATCGGCGGCAATAATACCTCTACGCCGCTACGTCAGGCCACCGTCAACATACTGCGTGATATGGGCGTAGTGCCGGCAAGCCTTATGGCCGGACTGGTCGTGCCCGACCCGGTTGAATGGTTTTCGCCTTCGGATGCTGCCAGTACCGGATTCTTCGGTGTCCTGGACAACCAGCCGTCTTAG
- a CDS encoding PAS domain-containing protein produces MERIAAGSHWYRRLSILSLIMTGIILVLFVVSLSRDAVLDNALRIPTLVGVLAGITAVTATAALLRGARRSSAGILDAVAYTLLTITLSVLIYMTGGLVSPYLSLWLVLASFSGLFGFAGIGTLAIISNFFIAWQIIFPSGDHGIDRFILAFFTAELPLLVTYIVWHNRPPVEIAAHEATQALQAKLNETSSQAEVVISSIAEGVIAIDQQGIIQLINPAAQALLGWKGNEALGLHYELVLKLVDSREQALANGKNPVEQVRVTKQPIVNNDLTVITNGEHKMLASLVVSPIINRTNQVEAVIVVVRDITSEKAEERARAEFVSTASHEMRTPVAAIEGYVSLALNPATATIDDKARNYLLKAQASVQHLGRLFQDLLQVSRADDNRLVQNPKVTDVVSFAREIVDSLTQKAREKGLTLEFVPDGSHTKEADRKLAPIFYSNFDRDHFREVLANLIENAIKYTPAGTVRVDVQADNRRINVSIMDSGIGIPSQDIPHLFQKFYRVDNSATREIGGTGLGLYLCRKLIESMGGKIWLESELGKGSTFFVSLQRLSNVEVKQLKEAEAISAAHDPMKARMAADAAKQEAAAKMAHAVAATPAPAAAPVAPAAAAPIAAPAVTPAPVQTAVAPAPTTQQAPVIDGFIATPAPVATPAPSAPLAAPVIQDTVVAPQPAASVVTASSSALPHGQSAPDPYATMKSSFNRTVVAPAPIAVEPPITPEPSQTDAYEFSEGLPKLDIPPAPAGLFADITAPSKTPPAQATAAPASPVVAVPVQPAAPIAAVPVSATVPVGPAATATDDDGLEAPTLAAIEAALASTASVTASLEERPASTPVPQRPAPLTAAASTNPPISDVLQSVSSPSAQTVTPAPAAQPLAAPTSQAKV; encoded by the coding sequence ATGGAGCGTATTGCCGCTGGCTCACACTGGTATCGCCGGCTCAGCATACTGAGTCTGATTATGACCGGCATCATCCTGGTGCTGTTCGTAGTGTCGCTCAGCCGTGATGCCGTGCTTGACAACGCGCTGCGCATCCCGACCCTCGTCGGCGTCCTGGCGGGCATCACGGCGGTGACCGCCACCGCAGCCTTGCTGCGCGGAGCCAGGCGTTCGTCGGCCGGCATACTGGATGCCGTAGCCTATACCTTGTTGACCATTACGCTGTCCGTACTGATTTATATGACCGGCGGCCTGGTGTCGCCATACCTTTCGCTGTGGCTGGTACTGGCCAGTTTCAGCGGCCTGTTCGGGTTTGCCGGCATCGGCACATTGGCTATCATCAGCAACTTTTTCATAGCCTGGCAGATTATCTTCCCAAGCGGCGACCATGGCATCGACCGTTTCATCCTGGCATTCTTCACCGCCGAATTGCCGCTGCTGGTAACGTACATCGTCTGGCACAACCGGCCGCCCGTTGAGATTGCCGCCCACGAGGCCACCCAGGCACTGCAGGCCAAACTGAACGAGACGTCGAGCCAGGCCGAAGTTGTGATCAGCTCCATTGCCGAAGGCGTGATTGCCATTGACCAGCAGGGTATCATCCAGCTGATCAACCCGGCCGCCCAGGCATTACTTGGCTGGAAGGGCAACGAGGCGCTCGGGCTTCACTACGAGCTGGTGCTGAAACTTGTCGACAGCCGCGAGCAGGCACTAGCCAACGGCAAGAACCCGGTGGAGCAGGTGCGCGTCACCAAGCAACCTATCGTCAATAACGACCTGACCGTCATTACCAACGGCGAGCACAAGATGCTGGCCTCGTTGGTCGTCTCGCCGATCATCAACCGCACCAACCAGGTCGAAGCCGTCATCGTCGTCGTCCGCGATATCACCAGCGAGAAGGCTGAGGAGCGCGCCCGCGCCGAGTTCGTCAGTACTGCCAGCCATGAGATGCGTACGCCGGTCGCGGCCATTGAGGGCTACGTCAGCCTGGCCCTCAATCCCGCCACCGCCACCATTGACGACAAGGCCCGCAATTATCTGTTGAAAGCCCAGGCTTCCGTCCAGCACCTTGGCCGGCTGTTCCAGGACCTGCTGCAAGTCAGCCGGGCCGATGACAACCGCCTGGTGCAGAATCCAAAGGTGACGGATGTGGTGTCATTTGCCCGTGAGATCGTCGACAGCCTGACGCAAAAGGCCCGCGAAAAAGGCCTCACCCTGGAATTCGTACCGGACGGCAGCCACACCAAAGAAGCTGATCGCAAGCTGGCGCCAATTTTTTACAGCAATTTCGACCGCGACCATTTCAGGGAAGTGCTGGCCAACCTGATTGAGAACGCCATTAAATATACGCCGGCAGGGACGGTCAGGGTGGATGTCCAGGCAGACAACCGACGTATCAACGTCAGCATCATGGATAGCGGCATCGGTATTCCCAGCCAGGATATTCCACACCTGTTCCAAAAGTTTTACCGGGTGGACAATTCGGCCACGCGTGAGATCGGCGGCACCGGCCTGGGCCTGTACCTATGCCGAAAGCTGATTGAATCGATGGGCGGCAAGATATGGCTCGAGAGCGAACTGGGCAAGGGCAGTACGTTCTTTGTCTCCCTGCAGCGTCTGAGCAACGTCGAGGTCAAGCAGCTCAAAGAGGCAGAGGCTATCAGCGCCGCACATGACCCGATGAAGGCCCGTATGGCCGCCGACGCCGCCAAGCAGGAAGCCGCCGCCAAGATGGCTCATGCCGTTGCAGCCACGCCGGCCCCGGCCGCCGCACCTGTTGCGCCTGCCGCTGCCGCACCGATAGCAGCCCCCGCCGTCACGCCAGCACCCGTCCAAACCGCAGTCGCGCCCGCGCCTACCACCCAGCAAGCGCCGGTCATCGACGGCTTCATCGCCACGCCAGCTCCGGTGGCCACCCCTGCACCAAGCGCGCCGCTGGCCGCACCGGTCATTCAGGATACCGTTGTCGCCCCGCAACCTGCCGCCAGTGTCGTGACTGCCAGCTCATCCGCTTTGCCACACGGCCAGTCGGCCCCTGATCCGTATGCCACTATGAAGTCGTCCTTCAACCGCACGGTCGTCGCTCCCGCACCCATCGCCGTAGAACCGCCCATCACTCCAGAGCCGAGCCAGACCGACGCCTACGAATTCTCCGAGGGTCTGCCGAAGCTCGATATCCCACCGGCGCCGGCCGGTCTGTTCGCTGACATTACCGCGCCGTCCAAGACCCCGCCCGCACAGGCCACGGCCGCACCGGCAAGTCCGGTCGTAGCGGTGCCGGTCCAGCCCGCGGCGCCGATAGCCGCAGTGCCCGTTTCCGCAACCGTACCGGTCGGCCCGGCGGCGACAGCGACGGATGACGACGGACTGGAAGCACCGACTCTGGCCGCCATCGAGGCCGCCTTGGCCTCGACCGCTTCGGTGACCGCCTCGCTGGAAGAACGTCCAGCCAGCACCCCGGTTCCGCAGCGTCCCGCTCCATTGACCGCCGCGGCCAGCACGAACCCGCCCATCAGTGATGTACTACAGTCCGTCAGCTCGCCGTCCGCTCAAACTGTTACGCCAGCGCCCGCAGCCCAGCCGTTGGCCGCTCCGACAAGCCAGGCGAAGGTATAG
- a CDS encoding response regulator — MTKIMLVEDDKSLREIYGVRLLAEGYDIVSAENGEEALAMAIKERPNLVVSDVMMPKISGFDMLDILRSTTETRDIKVIMMTALSSDEQRARGEQLGADRYLVKSQVGIEDVVRVVHEVLGDNVAQVATPATSVFTDPKQPTPQVAQPPAAPAAAAPAAPQPAPAAPAPAAPTEPAAAQPSAPASPTPAAAPAPQTQPAPASTNPVEPASSRNRTISPINDPFASKVNIADLLDKELAKEAGLDMNSRPPVLATNQEQSLINGQIKQFTAPTTEPAATSQDAPATPTASLPPAPIPQPPTFTAPTPQSGMPPLPPAPTAPGTPPAQPKQ; from the coding sequence ATGACAAAGATAATGTTAGTAGAAGACGACAAAAGCTTGCGTGAAATTTATGGCGTACGCTTGCTTGCCGAAGGCTACGATATTGTTTCTGCCGAAAATGGTGAAGAAGCATTAGCGATGGCCATCAAAGAACGCCCAAATCTTGTAGTCAGCGACGTGATGATGCCGAAGATCAGCGGTTTCGACATGCTCGATATCCTGCGGTCAACGACCGAGACGCGCGATATCAAGGTCATCATGATGACCGCGCTTAGCTCGGATGAGCAACGCGCGCGCGGTGAACAGCTTGGCGCAGACCGTTATCTTGTCAAATCTCAGGTCGGCATCGAAGACGTCGTCCGCGTCGTCCACGAAGTGCTCGGTGACAACGTCGCCCAGGTAGCAACGCCAGCTACCAGCGTCTTCACCGATCCTAAGCAGCCAACGCCACAAGTAGCCCAACCACCAGCCGCGCCTGCTGCCGCTGCACCCGCAGCGCCACAGCCAGCACCCGCCGCCCCGGCACCCGCTGCACCAACCGAACCTGCAGCCGCCCAGCCTTCAGCTCCGGCAAGTCCGACTCCGGCCGCAGCACCTGCACCACAGACACAGCCAGCACCGGCTTCTACCAACCCGGTCGAGCCCGCCTCCAGCCGGAACCGCACCATCAGTCCGATCAATGACCCGTTCGCCAGCAAGGTGAACATAGCCGATTTGCTCGACAAGGAACTGGCCAAAGAGGCCGGCCTGGACATGAACAGCCGTCCGCCCGTCCTGGCTACAAACCAGGAACAGAGTCTGATCAACGGGCAGATCAAGCAGTTTACCGCTCCCACCACAGAACCGGCGGCGACTTCTCAGGATGCTCCTGCAACCCCGACCGCCTCACTCCCACCCGCACCGATTCCTCAGCCGCCGACCTTCACCGCTCCGACTCCGCAATCAGGCATGCCACCGCTGCCGCCAGCTCCAACCGCTCCTGGCACTCCGCCGGCACAGCCTAAGCAGTAA
- a CDS encoding rRNA pseudouridine synthase yields the protein MQSDESVRLNKLLAEELGVSRREADGLIERGHVTLNGAQAVLGSRVKRGKDTVAVDGTPVRTLLHTFTYILFHKPTGYVCSRRQQGEVPTIYSLLPKAYKSFKPVGRLDKDSSGLLLLTDDGDFAHRMTHPSFAKVKRYEVRLNTPLAPLHQQMLNEHGILLPDGPSKFQVSRLDEGGYEVIMKEGRNRQIRRTFAALGYEVTGLHRTHFGPYSLAGLQMGQSANTTLLS from the coding sequence ATGCAATCCGATGAAAGCGTCCGGCTTAATAAGCTATTGGCCGAAGAACTTGGCGTATCGCGCCGCGAAGCCGATGGCCTTATTGAGCGCGGCCACGTCACACTGAACGGCGCACAAGCCGTACTTGGCAGCCGCGTCAAAAGGGGAAAGGACACCGTCGCCGTCGACGGCACGCCGGTCAGGACGCTGTTGCATACGTTTACCTATATCCTCTTCCATAAACCGACAGGCTACGTCTGTTCGCGACGCCAGCAGGGAGAGGTGCCGACTATTTACAGCTTGCTGCCAAAAGCCTACAAATCTTTCAAGCCGGTCGGCCGCCTCGATAAGGACAGCTCGGGCTTGTTGCTCCTGACCGATGACGGTGATTTTGCCCACCGCATGACTCACCCCAGCTTCGCCAAGGTAAAACGCTATGAAGTGCGGCTCAATACGCCGCTTGCACCACTTCACCAACAGATGTTGAATGAGCATGGCATCCTGTTACCCGACGGCCCAAGCAAGTTCCAGGTCAGCCGCCTCGACGAGGGCGGCTACGAAGTAATCATGAAGGAAGGCCGCAACCGCCAGATCCGCCGGACTTTCGCCGCCCTTGGCTACGAAGTCACAGGTCTGCACCGCACCCATTTCGGACCGTACAGCCTGGCTGGCTTGCAGATGGGACAATCCGCCAACACGACATTGCTTTCATAG
- the der gene encoding ribosome biogenesis GTPase Der — MSSRPLPTVAIVGQTNVGKSSLFNRIVGEQRAIVAREAGTTRDNVIEKVTYKLTDNHEGAFWLVDTAGLKMAEDEFEASIQDQITEAAEAADVILVVVDATQYVSDQDRIVAKKALKSKKPVILITNKVDLKGNLPPEEFLRLGIKTIIRSSAEHGQGTQQILEAITAEIPARHDTPADNTLRIALIGRPNVGKSNLFNRLAGKQQALVANIAGTTRDVNKVRVRYEKRDVELLDTAGIRRNGRIEQGPEKFSVLRSLQAIEQADVCLLLMDAGEPHTALDQKLAGIISEAGKGLVIVVSKWDAYEKDAFSRDQLAARISQSFDFVPWAPLIFTSAVTGQNVTKLFELASQIDFRRRQQFQTSKLNRLLAQCIAKHPPAGLRNRHPKLRYLVQSDTQPPWFILFGSDLRYLHWSYKRYLERALRETCDFVGTSIKISYRDEKVMKKNRELGIDHKTKERT; from the coding sequence ATGAGTTCACGCCCCCTCCCAACCGTCGCCATCGTCGGTCAGACCAATGTCGGAAAAAGCTCGCTGTTCAACCGTATCGTCGGCGAGCAGCGGGCCATTGTTGCGCGTGAGGCGGGCACCACGCGCGACAACGTCATCGAAAAAGTCACCTACAAACTCACCGACAATCACGAAGGTGCTTTCTGGCTGGTCGACACCGCCGGCCTGAAGATGGCCGAGGATGAATTCGAAGCCAGTATCCAGGATCAGATCACTGAAGCTGCCGAAGCTGCCGATGTCATCCTGGTAGTCGTCGATGCCACCCAGTACGTCTCAGACCAGGACCGTATTGTCGCCAAGAAGGCCCTTAAAAGCAAGAAACCGGTCATACTTATTACCAACAAGGTCGACCTCAAGGGAAACCTGCCGCCAGAAGAGTTCTTGCGCCTCGGCATCAAGACCATCATCCGCTCCAGCGCCGAGCACGGCCAAGGCACCCAGCAGATTTTAGAGGCCATTACCGCCGAAATTCCCGCCCGTCACGACACACCGGCAGACAACACGCTGCGCATCGCCCTGATCGGTCGGCCGAACGTCGGCAAAAGCAATCTGTTCAACCGGCTGGCCGGCAAGCAGCAGGCATTGGTTGCCAACATCGCCGGCACCACGCGCGACGTCAATAAAGTCCGCGTCCGCTACGAAAAGCGCGACGTCGAGCTGCTGGACACTGCCGGCATCCGCCGCAACGGCCGCATCGAACAAGGCCCCGAGAAATTCAGCGTCCTGCGCAGCCTGCAGGCCATTGAACAGGCGGATGTCTGTCTGTTACTGATGGATGCCGGCGAGCCGCACACCGCTCTCGACCAGAAGCTGGCGGGCATCATCAGCGAAGCTGGCAAAGGCCTGGTCATCGTCGTCAGCAAGTGGGATGCCTACGAAAAAGACGCCTTCTCGCGCGACCAGCTGGCTGCCCGCATCTCCCAGTCCTTCGACTTCGTGCCATGGGCACCCCTGATCTTCACCAGTGCCGTCACCGGCCAGAACGTCACCAAACTCTTCGAGTTGGCCAGCCAGATCGACTTCCGTCGCCGCCAGCAGTTCCAGACTTCCAAGCTTAACCGGTTGCTGGCCCAGTGCATCGCCAAGCACCCGCCAGCCGGCCTGCGCAACCGCCATCCAAAGCTCCGCTACTTGGTACAGAGCGACACCCAGCCGCCATGGTTCATCCTTTTTGGCAGCGACCTGCGCTATCTACACTGGAGTTACAAGCGCTACCTAGAACGGGCCCTGCGCGAGACCTGCGATTTCGTCGGCACCTCCATTAAGATAAGTTATCGGGATGAAAAAGTTATGAAAAAGAATCGGGAACTTGGCATCGATCACAAAACCAAAGAACGCACCTAG
- a CDS encoding aminoacyl-tRNA hydrolase, whose protein sequence is MKCIIGLGNPGDGYARTRHNTGYYLVEKLSHAYSEPLKLQSKFKAAVGTVTDSGQKLLFVQPTTFYNLSGEAARSLRDFYKFENSDILVIHDELALPFGTIRARIGGSDAGNNGIKSLTQHLGQDYARLRVGIGSPLATVAAATDFVLGRFTQEEQSQLDGKLLDITKQYVDQFLDGRLEAHTSVAS, encoded by the coding sequence ATGAAATGCATCATCGGCCTTGGCAATCCTGGCGACGGCTACGCCCGCACCCGGCACAATACCGGCTATTATTTAGTAGAGAAGCTGTCCCATGCCTACAGCGAACCGCTCAAGCTTCAGTCCAAGTTCAAAGCGGCCGTCGGCACCGTTACCGATAGCGGGCAGAAGCTCCTATTTGTCCAGCCAACCACCTTTTATAACCTTAGCGGCGAAGCCGCCCGCAGCCTGCGCGACTTCTACAAGTTTGAAAACAGCGACATCCTGGTCATTCACGACGAGCTGGCTCTGCCGTTCGGCACCATCCGTGCCCGTATCGGCGGCAGCGACGCCGGCAACAACGGCATCAAGTCACTTACCCAGCACCTGGGGCAGGATTACGCCCGGCTGCGCGTCGGTATCGGCAGTCCGCTCGCTACTGTGGCCGCCGCCACCGACTTCGTACTTGGACGCTTCACACAAGAGGAACAATCCCAGCTGGACGGCAAGCTGCTCGACATCACCAAACAATACGTCGATCAGTTCCTGGACGGACGGCTCGAGGCGCACACCTCCGTCGCGTCATAA
- a CDS encoding ZIP family metal transporter — protein sequence MDVIILFFAALAGGLLSLAGGLLLLHKRIKRETIMLLAMPFGAGALLGAAFFDVLPEAMHEAGDNHAILQWALVGFVFFFLMERTVRWFHRHHEHAEENSHKSLIVLGDTIHNAIDGVAIGAAFLIDVPLGVATTVAVAAHEIPQEIGDFGLLLSKGMPARKVLLVNLASSLATVVTAFAAYFLGGSIELVVPYLLAIVAGCFIYIAASDIIPDIHEQPQRKADIQSGLLVVGIAVVPLTGLLVESLTGVGH from the coding sequence ATGGATGTCATAATTTTGTTTTTTGCCGCCCTTGCCGGTGGTCTGCTCTCGCTTGCCGGAGGGCTGCTTTTGCTGCATAAACGTATCAAACGCGAAACCATCATGCTGCTCGCAATGCCGTTCGGTGCTGGCGCCCTGCTAGGTGCGGCCTTCTTTGATGTATTGCCCGAGGCGATGCACGAGGCCGGCGATAACCACGCCATCCTGCAGTGGGCGTTGGTGGGGTTCGTCTTCTTCTTCCTCATGGAGCGGACGGTGCGCTGGTTCCATCGGCACCATGAGCACGCCGAGGAGAACTCGCACAAATCGTTGATAGTGCTGGGTGATACTATCCATAATGCCATTGACGGCGTGGCGATCGGCGCGGCCTTCCTGATAGATGTACCGCTTGGCGTAGCAACGACGGTGGCGGTGGCGGCGCATGAGATTCCGCAGGAAATCGGTGATTTCGGGTTGCTGCTGAGCAAAGGCATGCCGGCGCGCAAGGTCTTGCTGGTGAATCTTGCCAGTAGCCTGGCGACCGTCGTAACTGCTTTTGCCGCCTACTTCCTGGGTGGCAGCATTGAGCTGGTGGTGCCGTATCTGCTGGCGATTGTCGCGGGTTGTTTCATCTATATCGCGGCCAGCGATATTATTCCGGATATTCATGAGCAGCCGCAGCGGAAGGCTGATATCCAATCCGGTCTGTTGGTGGTGGGCATCGCGGTGGTACCGCTGACGGGCTTGCTGGTGGAGAGTCTGACGGGCGTCGGGCACTAG